The region GCGGTGAGCCCCGCCTGGGTGATCGTCGGGGTGAAGGCGGGCTGACCGGCGAAGAGCACCTCGTGCCCGGCGGTGCGCAGGGCCCAGGCCAGCGGCACCATGGTCAGCAGGTGGGCCTTCTCCGGGTTGGCGACGAACAGGATCCGCATCGACCTCAGCCCCCGCCGACGGTGAGTTCGAGCCGGCGCACCAGGTCGTTGGGCGACGGCATGGCGGCCACCTCCTGCCGCAGCCGCTCGGCCGCCAGCCGGTACCGGGGTTCGGTGAGCAGCGCCACGAGCCGGTCGCGGATGGTCTCCGCGCTGGTCTGGCCGGGGTGCACGGCGGTGCCGGCGCCCTGCGCGGCGACCCGCTTGGCCATCGCCGGGCCGTCCCCGTCCCACGGCACGATGAGCTGCGGCACGCCGTTGAGCGCCGCGGTGGACAGGGTGCCGAACCCGGCGTGGTGGATGATCACCGAGCAGGTGGGGGCCAGCGCGTGCAGCGGCACGTAGGACACCAGCCGGGTGTTGTCCGGGATCCGCTCGATCTGGTCGTGCACGGTGGCCGGCAGCGCGACCACCAGCTCGATGTCGAGGTCCGCCAGGCCGTCGAGGATCTCCTGGAACCCCATCGCGTAGCCCGCCCAGGACGCGGTGCTCAGCCCCATGGTGAGCACGACCCTCGGCCGGGTGGGCGGTTCCCGCAGCCAGTCGGGCACCACCGCCGCGCCGCCGTAGGGCACGTACCGCAGCGGCAGGTAGCTCAGGTCGCCTTCCAGCCGCAGGGACGGCGGCAGCAGGTCGATCGTGTGGTGGCCGGTGACCAGGGCCTCGGTGAACTCGAAGCCGTACTTGGCGGCGTACCCGCCCAGCCACTCGGCCATCGGGTCCTCGCGGTCGCCCTCCGGCCGGCCCGCCCGCAGCCGCAGGAAGTGGTCCCGGGTCACGCCGAGGGTGTCCACGCTGAACAGCAGCCGGACGTGCGCCGCGCCGCAGGCCGCCGCGGCGACCGACCCGGCGAAGGTCGTCGGCTCCCACACCACCAGGTCGGGCCGCCAGGCGCGGGCGTACTCGACCAGGTCCGCGACCAGCGGGACGTTGCTCATCCGGTGCCACCGCGCGACTTGCAGGCGGTAGCCCTCCAGCAGGTACTCCCAGGTCACGTCCTGCGGCCGCCAGTCGGCGGTGTCGTAGGGCACCGGCAGGCCGTCCAGTCCCGTGACGATCCAGTTGTGGTCCAGCTTCAGCATCCGGTCCAGGCCGCGGTCGGAGCCGACCGGGACGGCGGTCAGCCCGGCCTGGGTGATCTCCGCGGCGAAGCCGGGCGCGGAGGCGATCCGGACCTCGTGCCCGGCGGTGCGCAGCGCCCAGGCCAGCGGCACCATCGCCAGCAGGTGGGTCTTCTCCGGGTAGGTGGCGAACAGCACGCGCATCGGCATCATCCGTCGGCTCGGTACTTGGCGGTGAGCTCTTCCAGTCGCGGGACGAGCTGGTTCGGGGTCGGCAGGTCGAGCATCTCCGCGCGCAACGCCCGTGCCCGCTCGGTGAACGAGGGCTCGGCCAGCAGCCGCACGACGCTCGCGCGCACGGACGCGCCGGTGGCCGCGGTGGCGTGGGTGCTGAGCCCGGCCCCCTGCGCGACCAGCCGGTTCGACAGCGCGGGCTGGTCGACGTCCCAGGGCAGGGTCAGCTGGGGCACGCCGTGCATCGCGGTGGTGGCCAGGGTGCCGACCCCGGCGTGGTGGACGGCCACCGCGCAGGTCGGCAGCAGCGCGGCCAGCGGGACGTAGGGCACCAGCCGGGCGTTGTCGGGGATCGCGGGCAGCTTGGCCTTGTGCTCGTCGGTGATCGTGCCCACCACTTCGACGTCCAGGTCGGACAGCGCGTCGAGCACTTCCGCGACGTTGAACGGGTACCCGTCGGTGCGGTCGGTGACCGTCAGCCCCATGGTGATGGCCACGCGCGGGCGCTCCGGCTCGTCCCAGAGCCAGCGCGGCACCACCGCCGGGCCGCCGTACTGCACGTGTCGCATGTGGACGTTGTGCAGGTTCGCGCCCACGCTCAACGACCGGGGCAGCGAGTCGATGGTGAAGTGGCCGGTGGCCATGTCCTCGGTGTACTCGCCGCCGTACTTGCGCGCGTAGCTGCCGAGCCAGTCGGCCAGCGGGTCGGCCCGCTCGCCCGGCGGCCGTTGCCCTTTGAGGCGCAGGTAGTGGTCCCGGGTGATGCCGTAGACGTCCGCGCCGACCAGCAGCCGCGCGTGCGCCGCGCCGCACGCCTTCGCGGCGATGCTCCCGGCCTGGGTGAGCGGTTCCCAGACCACCAGGTCCGGTTTCCACGCCCGCGCGAACGCCACCAGGTCCGGGATCATCGGCACGTTGCTCGTCTTGTGCCAGCGGATTGCGAGGTTCGCGTACCCGTCGTGCAGGTGCTCCCAGGTGACGTCCTCGGGACGTGACTCGGCCGCGTCGTAGGGCGCGGGCCAGCCGGCCTGCTTGCCGCCCAGCCAGATCCCGACCCGGTTCAGGATCGTCCAGAGGTCGAGGTCGCCGCCCACCGGCACCGCCGTCAAGCCGGCCCTGGTCACCTCGTCGACGAGTTTGGGCTGCACCGCGAAGCGCACCTCGTGGCCCGCGGTGCGCAGCGCCCACGCCAGCGGGGCCAGCATGAGGAAGTGGGTCCTCTCGGCGTGGCAGGTGAAGAGGACGCGCATCGGTCTCGTTTCCTTCCGGCGGGTCAGCGGGTGCGGAACTTGGCGGTCAGCGCTTCGAGCTGCGGCACCAGGTCGTTGGGGGTGGGCGAGGTCTCGATCTCCGCGCGCAGCGCGAGGGCGCGTTCGCGGAAGCGGGGTTCGGTGAGCAGCCGCCGCACGGCGTCGCGCACCTTGTCCCCGGTGGCCTCGCTGGTGTGCAGGTCCAGCCCGGCGCCCTGTTCGGTGAGCAGCCTGCCGAGGATCGGCTGGTCGTAGTGGTAGTGCACGGTGAGCTGCGGGACCGCGTGCAGCGCGGTGGTCGCCAGGGTGGCCGCGCCGCCGTGCTGGACGATCACCGAGCAGGTGGGGGCCAGCGCGTGCCACGGCACGTAGGACACCAGGCGGACGTTGTCCGGCAGCGCGCCCAGCTTCGCCTGCTCGGCCTCGGCGACCGTGGCGACGACCTCGACGTCCAGTTCGGCCAGCTTCGCCAGGATCTCGGCCACCGAGACGTTGTAGGAGCCGTAGACCTCGGTGGCGCTGAGCCCCATCGTGAACCCCACGCGGGGTTTGGCGGGTTCGGCCCACAGCCACTTCGGGACGACGGCCGGACCGCCGTAGGGCACGTACCGCGTGCGGACGTAGTCGAGGTCCGCTTCTACCTGGAGGCTCTTGGGGAACTGGTCGATGGTGAAGTTCCCGGTGAACAGGTCTTCGGAGAACTCGAACCCGTACTTGCGGCCGTACCCGGCGAACCAGTCGGCGATCGGGTCGGCCCGGTCGTCCGGCGGCTGCTGGTCGCGCAGCGTCCGGTAGGTCTCCCGCACGCCGCCGAAGACGTCGATGCCGAACAGCATCCGGGCGTGCGCCGCGCCGCACGCCTTCGCCGCGATCGCCCCGGCGAAGGTGAGCGGCTCCCAGACGACCAGGTCCGGCTGCCACGAGCGGGCGAACGCCACCAGGTCCGGGATGAGCGGGAAGTTGCCGTACCGGTGCCACTGGTCGGCCGCTCCGGCCATCCCGGGCTTGAGGTACTCCCAGGTGGCGTGCTCCGGGGTGTCGAAGGCGTCGTAGGGCGGCGGGATGCCGGGGCGCTCGGCCTGCAACGCCTCCTCGGAGTCGGTCATCCGCAGGTCGCGGTCGCGGCCGACGGGCACCGCGGTCAGCCCGGCCTGGGTGATGGTGGCCGCGAACCTCGGCTGGCTGGCGAAGCGGACCTCGTGCCCGGCCGTGCGCAGGGCCCAGGCCATCGGCACCAGGTACAGGAAGATCGCCTTCTCCGGATTGGCGGCGAACAGGACGCGCATCGTGGTGCTCCCCCGGTGTGGTCAGCGGACGGCGAGTTCTTCCAGCGCCGTGACGAGTTCGTTCGGGCTGGGCAGGGCGTGGATCTCCGCGCGCAGCGCGTCGGCGCGCTCGCGGAACCCCGGCTCCGCCAACAGCCGGCGCACGCCGTCGCGCACGGCGGAGCCGGTGGCCCGCTCGGCGTCGAGCACCAGCGCGGCCCCCTGCTCCCCCGCCCGGCGGGCCAGCTCCGGCTCGTCGAAGTCCCACGGCACGGTGAGCTGCGGGACGGCGTGCAGCGCGGTGGTGAGGAACGTGCCCGGCCCGGCGTGGTTGATCACCGCGGCGCAGGTCGGCACCAGCTCGTTGAGCGGCACGTAGGAGACCAGCCGCGCGTTGTCCGGGACCCGGCCGAGCTTGCGCTGCTCCGACTCGGCGAGCGTGGCGACGACCTCGACGTCGAGGTCGGCGAGCGCGTCGAGGGTCTCCCGCGTGCTGAAGCTGTAGCCGCCGAAGCGCTCCGTGGCGGTGGTGCCGAGGGTGAGCGCGACGCGCGGCCGGTCGCGCGGTTCCCACAGCCACCGGGGAGCCGCGGCCCGCCCGTTGTAGGGCACGTACCGCATCGGCAGGTAGTGCAGGTCGGCTTCCATCCGCAGCGAACCGGGCAGCTGGTCGATGGTGAACTCGCCGGTGACCATGTCCTCGGAGAACTCGAAGCCGTACTTGCGGCCGTAGCTGCCCAGCCAGTCGCCGAGCGGGTCGGCGCGGTTCTCGGCGGGCTGGTCGGCGTGCAGCCTCAGGTAGTTCTGGCGGGCCACGCCGAACACGTCGATGCTCCACAGCAGACGCGCGTGCGCGGCACCGCACGCCTTCGCCGCGATCGGCCCGGCGTAGGTGTTGGGCTCCCAGACGACCAGGTCGGGTTTCCACGCCTGGGCGAACTCCACCAGCCCGGCGGCGATCGGGAAGTTGTCGAGCCGGTGCCACGCGTTGAGGACGTAGTCGTACCCGGCCTTCATCGTGTCGTAGTCGTGGTGCTCGGGCCCCAGCGCCGCGGTGTCGTACGGCGACGGCATCCCGGCGCGGCCCTCCTCGGTGCCCTCGGGGTCGAGGTCCACCATGCGACGCCAGCCGCCGTGGCCGCGACCCACCGGCACCGCGGTCAGCCCGGCCTGGGTGACCACGTCGGCGAAGGTGGGGTGGCAGGCGAACCGCACCTCGTGCCCCGCCGTGCGCAGCGCCCAGGCCAGCGGCACCATCGCCAGGAAGATGGTCTTCTCCGGATAGGTCGTGAACAGGACTCGCACCGACCTCACCCCCCGATCCGGTAGTCGGCCGTGAGCTGTTCGAGCCGGGGCACCAGCTCGTTGGGGCTGGGCAGCGCGCGGATGTCGTCGCGCAGCCGCTCGGCCCGCGCGCGGAACGACGGCTCGCCCAGGACGCGGAGCAGCCCGGCACGGATCGCCGGGCCGGTGGCCTGGTCGGCGCGGATCATCAGCGAGGCTCCCTGCCGGGCCGCCCGCCGCGCCAGTTCGGGCTCGTCGAAGTCCCACGGCACGGTGAGCTGGGGAACGCCGTGCACCGCGGTGGTGAGGAACGTGCCGGGGCCGGCGTGGTTGATCACCGCGGCGCACGTGGGCACGAGCGCGTGCAGGGGCACGTACGAGACGACCCGCGTGTTGTCCGGGACGCGGGTGAGCTTGCGCTGCTCAGACTCGGCGATCGTGGCGACGACCTCGACGTCGAGGTCGGCCAGCGCGTCGAGGACGTCCTGCGTCCGCACGGCGTAGCCGCCGAACCGCTCGGTGGCGGTGGTGCCGAGGGTGAGCGCGACCCTCGGCCGTTCGGGCGGTACCCGCAGC is a window of Saccharothrix espanaensis DSM 44229 DNA encoding:
- a CDS encoding activator-dependent family glycosyltransferase, whose amino-acid sequence is MRVLFATYPEKTHLLAMVPLAWALRTAGHEVRIASAPGFAAEITQAGLTAVPVGSDRGLDRMLKLDHNWIVTGLDGLPVPYDTADWRPQDVTWEYLLEGYRLQVARWHRMSNVPLVADLVEYARAWRPDLVVWEPTTFAGSVAAAACGAAHVRLLFSVDTLGVTRDHFLRLRAGRPEGDREDPMAEWLGGYAAKYGFEFTEALVTGHHTIDLLPPSLRLEGDLSYLPLRYVPYGGAAVVPDWLREPPTRPRVVLTMGLSTASWAGYAMGFQEILDGLADLDIELVVALPATVHDQIERIPDNTRLVSYVPLHALAPTCSVIIHHAGFGTLSTAALNGVPQLIVPWDGDGPAMAKRVAAQGAGTAVHPGQTSAETIRDRLVALLTEPRYRLAAERLRQEVAAMPSPNDLVRRLELTVGGG
- a CDS encoding activator-dependent family glycosyltransferase; amino-acid sequence: MRVLFTCHAERTHFLMLAPLAWALRTAGHEVRFAVQPKLVDEVTRAGLTAVPVGGDLDLWTILNRVGIWLGGKQAGWPAPYDAAESRPEDVTWEHLHDGYANLAIRWHKTSNVPMIPDLVAFARAWKPDLVVWEPLTQAGSIAAKACGAAHARLLVGADVYGITRDHYLRLKGQRPPGERADPLADWLGSYARKYGGEYTEDMATGHFTIDSLPRSLSVGANLHNVHMRHVQYGGPAVVPRWLWDEPERPRVAITMGLTVTDRTDGYPFNVAEVLDALSDLDVEVVGTITDEHKAKLPAIPDNARLVPYVPLAALLPTCAVAVHHAGVGTLATTAMHGVPQLTLPWDVDQPALSNRLVAQGAGLSTHATAATGASVRASVVRLLAEPSFTERARALRAEMLDLPTPNQLVPRLEELTAKYRADG
- a CDS encoding activator-dependent family glycosyltransferase, with the protein product MRVLFAANPEKAIFLYLVPMAWALRTAGHEVRFASQPRFAATITQAGLTAVPVGRDRDLRMTDSEEALQAERPGIPPPYDAFDTPEHATWEYLKPGMAGAADQWHRYGNFPLIPDLVAFARSWQPDLVVWEPLTFAGAIAAKACGAAHARMLFGIDVFGGVRETYRTLRDQQPPDDRADPIADWFAGYGRKYGFEFSEDLFTGNFTIDQFPKSLQVEADLDYVRTRYVPYGGPAVVPKWLWAEPAKPRVGFTMGLSATEVYGSYNVSVAEILAKLAELDVEVVATVAEAEQAKLGALPDNVRLVSYVPWHALAPTCSVIVQHGGAATLATTALHAVPQLTVHYHYDQPILGRLLTEQGAGLDLHTSEATGDKVRDAVRRLLTEPRFRERALALRAEIETSPTPNDLVPQLEALTAKFRTR
- a CDS encoding activator-dependent family glycosyltransferase, which produces MRVLFTTYPEKTIFLAMVPLAWALRTAGHEVRFACHPTFADVVTQAGLTAVPVGRGHGGWRRMVDLDPEGTEEGRAGMPSPYDTAALGPEHHDYDTMKAGYDYVLNAWHRLDNFPIAAGLVEFAQAWKPDLVVWEPNTYAGPIAAKACGAAHARLLWSIDVFGVARQNYLRLHADQPAENRADPLGDWLGSYGRKYGFEFSEDMVTGEFTIDQLPGSLRMEADLHYLPMRYVPYNGRAAAPRWLWEPRDRPRVALTLGTTATERFGGYSFSTRETLDALADLDVEVVATLAESEQRKLGRVPDNARLVSYVPLNELVPTCAAVINHAGPGTFLTTALHAVPQLTVPWDFDEPELARRAGEQGAALVLDAERATGSAVRDGVRRLLAEPGFRERADALRAEIHALPSPNELVTALEELAVR